A stretch of the Sulfurospirillum sp. UCH001 genome encodes the following:
- a CDS encoding formyltransferase family protein, whose protein sequence is MKIVFIGTVKFSKKMLEKLIDIKAHIVGVCTKKESKFNSDFEDLTPLCIENRLLYKYTDDINSKETVEWIKTLNPDIVFCFGWSSLIKKELLNLAPMGIVGYHPTKLPQNRGRHPLIWSLVLGLKQSASTFFFISDGADDGDILSQKDFEILNTDDAQTLYQKVTDIALLQIDEFIPLLKTKTYQKVVQDHKLSNIWRKRGQSDGKIDFRMSSEAIFNLVRALTRPYIGAHIEYNNKNISIWKVKIVEYNQNHIESGKVLQLKDDTIVVKTYDGAIEILDHEFDVLPKVGEYL, encoded by the coding sequence ATGAAAATAGTTTTTATTGGAACAGTTAAATTTTCAAAAAAGATGCTTGAAAAATTGATAGATATAAAAGCTCATATTGTTGGAGTTTGCACTAAAAAAGAATCAAAATTTAATAGTGATTTTGAAGATTTGACTCCATTGTGCATAGAAAATAGATTACTATACAAATATACAGATGATATTAATTCTAAAGAAACGGTTGAATGGATAAAAACGTTAAATCCAGATATTGTGTTTTGTTTTGGCTGGTCTAGTTTAATTAAAAAGGAATTATTAAACTTGGCCCCTATGGGTATAGTAGGTTATCATCCTACAAAATTACCACAAAACCGAGGTAGGCACCCTCTTATTTGGTCTTTGGTTCTAGGTCTGAAACAAAGTGCTTCAACTTTTTTCTTTATAAGTGATGGTGCTGACGATGGGGATATCTTATCTCAAAAAGATTTTGAAATTTTAAATACTGATGATGCCCAAACACTTTATCAGAAGGTCACAGATATTGCCCTTTTGCAAATAGATGAGTTTATCCCATTGTTAAAAACTAAAACGTATCAAAAGGTAGTACAAGATCATAAATTATCTAATATTTGGAGGAAACGAGGTCAATCTGACGGGAAAATTGATTTTCGTATGAGTAGTGAAGCTATTTTTAATTTAGTGAGAGCATTAACTAGACCATATATAGGTGCTCATATCGAATATAATAATAAAAATATAAGTATTTGGAAAGTAAAAATTGTAGAATATAATCAAAATCATATCGAAAGTGGTAAGGTTTTACAATTAAAAGATGACACAATAGTCGTTAAAACCTACGATGGTGCAATAGAAATTTTGGATCATGAATTTGATGTACTTCCTAAAGTAGGAGAATATTTATGA
- a CDS encoding glycosyltransferase family A protein, with protein MKIAFLTTIFPMDEQYLFDFFNSLDNQTYKKFDIIIVNDGYLGLTQLKQQYSHLNILEICSASSIAKNREYGINYVIDKGYDILIFGDSDDYFEKNRIEKSLEFLKEYDIVVNDVSLFNEGGVYEKKYFSHRLKNLEVINFEFIKDKNIFGMTNTAIKLKNIEKVSFDYMLIAVDWVFFQTLLNQGLKALFTNETISYYRQYCNNTVGLCVHNDFHYFWWEKK; from the coding sequence GTGAAGATAGCTTTTTTAACAACTATTTTCCCAATGGATGAGCAATATTTATTTGATTTTTTTAATTCGTTAGATAATCAAACATACAAAAAGTTTGACATAATCATTGTTAATGACGGTTATTTAGGGCTTACTCAATTAAAACAGCAGTATTCTCATTTAAATATTTTAGAAATATGTAGCGCTTCATCTATTGCAAAAAATAGAGAATATGGTATTAACTATGTTATTGACAAGGGATATGATATTCTAATTTTTGGCGATAGCGACGATTATTTTGAAAAAAATCGTATTGAAAAGTCACTTGAGTTTTTGAAAGAATATGATATTGTCGTAAATGATGTAAGCCTTTTTAATGAAGGTGGTGTTTATGAAAAAAAATATTTTTCACACAGGTTAAAAAATTTGGAAGTAATTAATTTTGAATTTATAAAAGATAAAAATATTTTTGGAATGACAAATACCGCAATTAAGCTCAAAAATATTGAGAAAGTGAGTTTTGATTATATGCTAATTGCGGTTGATTGGGTTTTTTTTCAAACTTTACTTAACCAAGGACTAAAAGCTTTGTTTACGAATGAGACAATCAGTTATTATAGGCAATATTGCAACAATACTGTTGGATTATGTGTGCACAATGATTTTCATTATTTTTGGTGGGAAAAAAAATGA
- the gmd gene encoding GDP-mannose 4,6-dehydratase: MSQKVALITGITGQDGSYLAEFLLKKDYIVHGIKRRSSLFNTDRIDHLYQDPHVENRNLILHHGDMTDSMNLTRIIQEVQPDEIYNLAAMSHVAVSFETPEYVANADGTGTLRILEAVRLLGLEKKTKIYQASTSELYGKVQEIPQKETTPFYPRSPYAVAKMYAYWITVNYREAYGIFACNGILFNHESPVRGETFVTRKITRAASKIALGLQDKLYLGNLDAKRDWGHAKDYVKMMWMILQAPEAEDWVIATGQTTMVRDFIRMAFGYCGIELEFRGEGVNEVGIVKACNNPRYQVEIGKEVVAVDPRYFRPTEVDLLLGDPTKAEQKLGWKREFKLEDLVNDMMKSDLKLMTKDVYLKEGGYKIMSYFE, encoded by the coding sequence ATGAGTCAAAAAGTGGCATTAATTACAGGTATTACAGGACAAGATGGTAGTTATTTGGCAGAATTTTTATTGAAAAAAGATTACATTGTTCATGGAATCAAGCGAAGAAGTTCACTCTTCAATACGGACAGAATAGATCATCTTTACCAAGATCCTCATGTTGAAAATAGAAACCTTATTTTGCATCATGGTGACATGACCGATAGTATGAATTTAACACGTATTATTCAAGAAGTTCAACCTGATGAAATTTATAATCTAGCGGCGATGAGCCATGTAGCAGTTTCTTTTGAAACACCAGAATATGTAGCTAATGCTGATGGTACGGGAACATTGCGCATTTTAGAAGCGGTACGTCTTTTAGGATTAGAGAAGAAAACAAAGATTTATCAGGCAAGTACGTCAGAACTTTATGGGAAAGTACAAGAAATCCCTCAAAAAGAGACTACACCGTTCTATCCCAGAAGCCCTTACGCAGTCGCTAAAATGTACGCATATTGGATCACCGTCAATTACCGTGAAGCGTATGGCATATTTGCGTGTAATGGTATTTTATTTAACCATGAATCTCCTGTGCGTGGCGAGACGTTTGTAACCCGAAAAATTACGCGTGCAGCTTCAAAAATTGCTCTTGGGCTTCAAGATAAACTCTACCTTGGAAACCTTGATGCAAAACGCGATTGGGGACATGCAAAAGATTACGTGAAGATGATGTGGATGATTCTTCAAGCACCAGAAGCGGAAGATTGGGTTATTGCTACGGGCCAAACAACAATGGTACGAGATTTTATTCGTATGGCATTTGGTTATTGTGGGATTGAGTTGGAGTTTAGAGGTGAGGGTGTCAATGAAGTGGGTATTGTAAAAGCATGTAATAATCCACGGTATCAAGTTGAAATTGGAAAAGAAGTCGTTGCGGTTGATCCTCGCTATTTTAGACCAACGGAAGTCGATTTGCTTTTGGGTGATCCTACCAAAGCAGAGCAAAAGTTAGGCTGGAAAAGAGAATTTAAGCTTGAAGATCTTGTGAATGACATGATGAAGTCGGACCTTAAATTGATGACAAAAGATGTCTATCTCAAAGAGGGTGGCTATAAAATTATGAGTTATTTTGAGTAA
- a CDS encoding GDP-L-fucose synthase produces the protein MTKTSKIYVAGHRGLVGSAILKNLTSKGFSNIVTRTHAELDLTNQQAVVDFFAQEKPEYVFLAAAKVGGIVANNTYRADFIYENLAIQNNVIHQSYVHGVKKLLFLGSTCIYPKNAPQPMKEDYLLTNELEYTNEPYAIAKIAGIKMCESYNLQYSTNFISVMPTNLYGPNDNFDLETSHVLPALIRKIHEAKLRGDNEVEIWGSGKPRREFLYSEDMADACVFVMENVDFKDLIEDKKEIRNTHLNIGTGKDISIRELAELIQKIVGYEGALVYNTSKPDGTMIKLTNPSKLHALGWKHKVVLEEGVRIAYAWYLGGSTHV, from the coding sequence ATGACCAAAACAAGTAAAATTTATGTAGCAGGACACCGTGGGCTTGTTGGCTCTGCCATTTTAAAAAACCTTACATCCAAAGGGTTTTCAAACATTGTCACTCGAACCCATGCAGAACTCGATTTAACAAATCAACAAGCGGTCGTTGACTTTTTTGCACAAGAAAAGCCAGAGTATGTTTTTTTAGCGGCTGCAAAAGTAGGGGGAATTGTTGCAAATAATACCTATAGAGCAGACTTTATCTATGAAAATTTAGCCATTCAAAACAATGTGATTCATCAAAGTTATGTTCACGGGGTTAAGAAGCTACTCTTTTTAGGATCAACGTGTATTTATCCTAAAAATGCTCCTCAACCTATGAAAGAAGATTATTTACTCACAAATGAACTTGAATATACTAATGAGCCTTATGCAATAGCAAAAATTGCAGGTATAAAAATGTGCGAAAGCTATAATCTTCAGTATAGTACCAATTTTATTTCTGTGATGCCAACCAACCTTTATGGACCAAATGATAATTTTGATCTTGAAACATCTCATGTGTTGCCTGCACTTATTCGTAAAATCCATGAAGCAAAGTTAAGAGGTGATAATGAAGTTGAAATCTGGGGGAGTGGAAAACCTAGACGAGAATTTTTATACTCTGAAGATATGGCAGATGCGTGTGTATTTGTTATGGAAAATGTTGATTTTAAAGATCTCATAGAAGATAAAAAAGAGATACGCAATACACATCTCAATATAGGAACAGGTAAAGATATTAGCATTCGCGAATTGGCAGAATTAATTCAAAAAATTGTAGGTTATGAAGGTGCTCTTGTTTATAATACATCAAAACCAGATGGAACAATGATAAAGCTTACTAATCCTTCAAAACTCCATGCTTTAGGCTGGAAACACAAAGTGGTATTAGAAGAAGGTGTGCGTATAGCGTATGCTTGGTATCTTGGAGGAAGCACACATGTATAA
- a CDS encoding NeuD/PglB/VioB family sugar acetyltransferase, translating into MKKKILLIGGGGHCKSVIDVIEQENRFEIAGIIDKKELIGHDVLGYKIVGSDEDLNHLRQHYHYAFITVGQINSPEIRIELFEMLKCLGYELPVVISPLAYVSKHGHISEGSIVMHHALVNASAHIGKNCIINTKALVEHDAIIEDHCHISTGAILNGGAHVKAGTFYGSNVTCKEYATVKGFIKAGSIVK; encoded by the coding sequence ATGAAAAAGAAAATTCTTCTTATTGGTGGCGGTGGGCATTGCAAGTCAGTCATTGATGTCATTGAGCAAGAAAATAGATTTGAAATTGCAGGGATTATCGATAAGAAAGAACTGATTGGGCACGATGTTTTAGGGTATAAAATTGTAGGAAGCGATGAGGATTTGAATCATTTGCGCCAGCACTATCACTATGCGTTTATTACGGTTGGGCAAATCAACTCTCCTGAAATTAGAATCGAACTTTTTGAAATGCTCAAATGTTTGGGTTACGAGCTTCCTGTAGTGATTTCGCCATTGGCATACGTATCGAAACATGGGCATATCAGTGAAGGCTCCATTGTGATGCATCACGCTTTAGTCAATGCTAGTGCGCATATAGGAAAAAATTGCATCATCAATACAAAAGCACTTGTAGAACACGATGCTATCATTGAAGATCATTGTCATATCTCAACGGGAGCCATTCTCAATGGCGGAGCACACGTCAAAGCAGGAACATTTTATGGAAGCAATGTTACATGTAAAGAATATGCAACCGTGAAAGGGTTTATAAAAGCCGGGAGTATAGTAAAGTGA
- a CDS encoding PIG-L deacetylase family protein, whose product MNKVLVIAVHPDDETLGCGGTLLKHKAALDEIHWLICTSIDKNHSYYNTRTSEIEHVFNAYSFDSIYNLQLTTMQVDKYYMSDLIDNISKVINEVKPNIIYLPFKGDVHSDHRRIFEAAYSCTKSFRYPFIKKIYMMETLSETEFALSTKEDSFIPNVFVDITDYMEKKIEIMKIFESEMAQHPFPRSEENLRALATFRGATCGCQYAESFLLLKEIK is encoded by the coding sequence ATGAATAAAGTTTTAGTTATAGCGGTACATCCAGATGATGAAACTTTAGGATGTGGTGGAACTCTTTTAAAACATAAAGCAGCATTAGATGAAATACATTGGTTAATTTGCACCTCAATCGATAAGAACCATAGCTATTATAATACAAGAACATCAGAAATAGAACATGTCTTTAATGCGTATAGCTTTGATAGTATTTATAATTTACAACTTACAACTATGCAAGTAGATAAATATTATATGAGTGACCTTATTGATAACATATCAAAAGTGATTAATGAGGTTAAACCAAATATTATTTATCTTCCCTTTAAAGGAGATGTACATAGTGATCATAGAAGAATATTTGAAGCAGCGTATAGTTGTACTAAATCTTTTAGATATCCATTTATAAAAAAAATATATATGATGGAGACACTTAGTGAAACTGAGTTTGCATTAAGTACAAAAGAAGATAGTTTTATTCCTAATGTATTTGTTGATATAACTGATTATATGGAGAAAAAAATAGAAATTATGAAAATATTTGAGAGTGAGATGGCTCAACATCCATTCCCAAGAAGTGAAGAAAATTTAAGAGCATTGGCTACATTTAGAGGTGCAACTTGTGGTTGCCAATATGCTGAAAGTTTTCTATTATTAAAAGAAATAAAATAA
- a CDS encoding LegC family aminotransferase has protein sequence MYEKIVTFIQDTFATKNFIPLHEPRFIGNEKKYLNECIDSTFVSSVGAYVDRFEKEFALHVGSKYAIATVNGTAALHVSLVLMGVEKDDEVITQPLTFIATCNAITYCGAKPIFVDVDKETLGLSPEALNIFLDENAEIKENRCINKRTGKVIKACVPMHTFGHPCKIDEIKAICDIWHISLIEDAAESLGSYYKSKHTGRFGKVGAFSFNGNKIITSGGGGVIVTDDEALAKRAKHITTTAKVPHKWEFVHDEVGFNYRLPNLNAALLVAQLEQVNGFLKNKRGLAKMYEDFFSSIDVMFIKEPKDAISNYWLNAIMLDNKEQRDLFLEYTNANGVMTRPIWTPMNRLEMFKTCQCGDLSNAVYLEERIVNIPSSVRV, from the coding sequence ATGTATGAGAAAATAGTAACATTTATCCAAGATACATTTGCAACAAAAAATTTTATTCCTTTGCATGAACCTCGTTTTATTGGAAATGAAAAAAAATATTTGAATGAGTGTATTGACTCGACTTTTGTCTCTAGCGTGGGTGCTTATGTCGATCGTTTTGAAAAAGAGTTTGCTTTACATGTAGGAAGTAAGTATGCAATCGCAACGGTGAATGGAACAGCAGCTTTACATGTAAGTTTGGTTTTGATGGGCGTTGAAAAAGATGATGAAGTCATTACGCAGCCTTTGACGTTTATCGCTACTTGTAATGCCATTACATATTGTGGTGCGAAACCAATTTTTGTGGATGTCGATAAAGAGACTTTAGGTTTATCGCCCGAGGCACTGAACATATTTTTAGATGAAAATGCTGAAATAAAAGAAAATCGATGTATCAATAAAAGAACGGGAAAAGTCATTAAAGCGTGTGTACCGATGCACACTTTTGGGCATCCGTGCAAGATAGATGAAATAAAAGCCATTTGCGATATATGGCATATATCATTGATCGAAGATGCGGCTGAATCGCTTGGAAGTTATTATAAAAGCAAGCATACAGGGAGATTTGGCAAAGTAGGGGCTTTTAGTTTCAATGGCAATAAAATCATCACCAGTGGTGGTGGCGGTGTGATAGTAACTGATGATGAAGCGTTAGCCAAAAGAGCAAAGCATATCACCACTACGGCAAAAGTACCGCACAAATGGGAGTTTGTCCATGATGAAGTAGGCTTTAATTACCGCCTACCAAATCTTAATGCCGCGCTTCTCGTTGCACAACTTGAACAAGTCAATGGTTTTTTGAAGAATAAAAGAGGTTTAGCAAAAATGTATGAAGACTTTTTTAGCTCAATAGATGTCATGTTTATAAAAGAGCCAAAAGATGCAATATCAAATTATTGGCTTAATGCTATTATGCTTGACAATAAAGAACAGCGAGATCTTTTTTTAGAATACACCAACGCTAATGGTGTGATGACACGCCCCATTTGGACGCCCATGAATAGACTCGAAATGTTTAAAACATGTCAATGTGGCGACCTTTCCAACGCCGTTTATTTGGAAGAGCGTATCGTCAATATCCCAAGTTCGGTGAGAGTATGA
- a CDS encoding cytidylyltransferase domain-containing protein gives MIAIVPARSGSKGLPGKNIKDLLGKPMIAYTIEEALKSKYISEVIISTDCKEIENIAISYGAKSLFLRPEHLASDSSKAIDNFIYTVDKLNNEFNYHIEDFVVLQPTSPLRCVKDIDEAIKLFKEKNADSVVSYTEEHHSIKWHKYITVEGKFENIFEENLSNRQEIKKSYYPNGAVYVFKYKLIQQGQYYNNKSYAYIMPRSRSIDVDTIEDFEYIKFLMRNNNE, from the coding sequence ATGATAGCGATAGTTCCAGCAAGAAGTGGTTCAAAAGGATTGCCAGGTAAAAATATCAAAGATTTACTTGGAAAACCAATGATAGCCTATACTATTGAAGAGGCATTAAAATCGAAATATATTAGTGAAGTGATTATCTCTACGGATTGTAAAGAAATAGAAAACATAGCTATTAGTTATGGTGCGAAAAGTTTATTTTTGAGACCTGAGCATTTAGCTAGTGATAGCTCAAAAGCTATTGACAACTTTATTTATACAGTGGATAAATTAAATAATGAATTTAATTATCATATTGAAGATTTTGTAGTGCTTCAGCCTACATCACCATTAAGATGTGTAAAAGATATAGATGAAGCAATAAAACTTTTTAAAGAAAAGAATGCTGATAGTGTGGTAAGTTATACAGAAGAACATCATTCAATAAAATGGCATAAATATATTACAGTAGAAGGTAAATTTGAAAACATATTTGAAGAAAATCTTTCAAATCGTCAAGAGATCAAAAAAAGTTACTATCCGAATGGAGCTGTGTATGTCTTTAAATATAAGTTGATTCAGCAAGGCCAATATTATAACAATAAATCATATGCGTATATAATGCCTAGATCTCGTTCTATAGATGTGGATACTATAGAGGATTTTGAATATATAAAATTTTTAATGAGAAACAATAATGAATAA
- a CDS encoding UDP-N-acetylglucosamine 4,6-dehydratase, translated as MYNIFFLIGREKKLFNDDITAHEKELSHIVSSSTFLVIGGAGSIGQAVVKEIFKRNPKKLHVVDISENNMVELVRDIRSSMGYIDGDFQTFALDIGSIEYDAFIKADGKYDYVLNLSALKHVRSEKDPFTLMRMIDVNIFNTDKTLQQSIENGVKKYFCVSTDKAANPVNMMGASKRIMEMFLMRKSLQIPISTARFANVAFSDGSLLHGFNQRLAKQQPIVAPNDIKRYFVTPQESGELCLMSCIFGENRDIFFPKLSEELHLITFAEIAVKYLKERGFEAFICQDEDEARALVKTLPKEGKWPCLFTNSDTTGEKDFEEFFTENEMLDMNRFKNLGIIKNEPLFVEAKLSSFTQKIEAMKHAKLWTKDDIVHLFHEMIPNFGHKETGKYLDGKM; from the coding sequence ATGTATAATATATTCTTTTTAATTGGACGTGAAAAAAAACTTTTCAATGATGATATTACAGCACATGAAAAAGAGTTGTCTCATATTGTTTCATCTTCAACTTTCTTAGTCATAGGTGGAGCAGGCTCTATTGGTCAAGCGGTTGTCAAAGAGATATTTAAACGAAATCCAAAAAAATTGCATGTCGTTGATATTAGTGAAAACAATATGGTTGAACTAGTGAGAGATATACGTAGTTCAATGGGCTATATTGATGGAGATTTTCAAACATTTGCTCTTGATATTGGAAGCATAGAGTACGATGCTTTTATTAAGGCAGATGGAAAGTATGACTATGTTTTAAACCTCTCCGCACTTAAACATGTAAGAAGTGAAAAAGATCCTTTTACACTCATGCGCATGATTGATGTCAACATCTTCAATACCGATAAGACATTGCAACAATCCATTGAGAACGGAGTCAAGAAATACTTTTGTGTTTCAACAGATAAAGCAGCCAACCCTGTGAATATGATGGGCGCAAGTAAGCGGATTATGGAGATGTTTTTGATGCGTAAAAGCCTTCAAATTCCTATTTCGACAGCACGCTTTGCCAATGTTGCTTTTAGTGATGGGTCTTTGCTACATGGATTTAATCAGCGCCTTGCTAAACAACAACCTATTGTTGCTCCTAATGATATTAAACGTTATTTTGTAACGCCTCAAGAATCAGGTGAACTTTGTTTGATGAGTTGTATTTTTGGTGAAAATCGTGATATCTTTTTCCCAAAACTCAGCGAAGAACTTCATCTTATAACGTTTGCAGAAATAGCAGTAAAATACTTAAAAGAACGAGGATTTGAAGCCTTTATATGTCAAGATGAAGATGAGGCAAGAGCACTTGTAAAAACCCTTCCAAAAGAAGGAAAATGGCCTTGTCTATTTACGAATAGTGACACCACAGGCGAGAAAGATTTTGAAGAGTTCTTTACAGAAAATGAAATGCTCGATATGAATCGATTTAAAAATCTTGGCATTATCAAAAATGAGCCACTATTTGTTGAAGCAAAGCTAAGTAGTTTCACTCAAAAGATTGAAGCGATGAAGCACGCTAAACTGTGGACTAAAGACGACATTGTCCATCTCTTTCATGAAATGATCCCCAATTTTGGACATAAAGAGACTGGTAAATATCTTGATGGGAAAATGTAA
- a CDS encoding nucleotidyltransferase family protein, with protein MNNKLILNKQTTLNDAIRLLDLNGNGVLPVIDAKEKLLGLITDGDIRKAILNKNLDLEHIINKNPHKLHINISKNQIVSYLKKIHRRHIPLVDDDDKFIKVFTLDEIEFNLKTNWVIIMAGGLGTRLGKLTQDTPKPMLQVGNKPMIEHIIDMFTLYGFTKFMLSVNYKSEVIKEYFGDGSRFGIEVKYLEEKKRLGTGGALSLIDMKLNEPFFVTNGDVLSSLDYEKLLDFHINVNSVATMCIRKDNYQIPYGVIEIDNKSNIVSMKEKPIQEFFINTGIYILDPTVLSYVPNDEFFDLPSLFDILKNEKKVTKSFEITDYWIDMGTPSDYETIKKRWNYNE; from the coding sequence ATGAATAATAAATTAATTCTTAATAAACAAACAACGCTTAATGATGCAATTAGATTACTTGATTTGAATGGTAATGGGGTACTCCCTGTCATTGATGCAAAAGAAAAACTTTTGGGTCTTATAACAGATGGAGATATTCGAAAAGCAATTTTAAATAAAAACTTAGATTTAGAACATATTATCAACAAGAATCCTCATAAATTGCATATCAATATTTCAAAAAATCAGATTGTGAGCTATTTAAAAAAAATACATCGAAGACATATTCCCCTTGTTGATGATGATGATAAGTTTATAAAAGTATTTACACTTGATGAAATAGAGTTCAATCTCAAAACAAATTGGGTGATAATAATGGCTGGAGGTTTAGGAACTAGATTGGGGAAACTTACACAAGATACACCAAAGCCAATGTTACAGGTAGGCAACAAGCCTATGATAGAACATATCATAGATATGTTTACCTTATATGGGTTTACTAAGTTTATGCTTAGCGTAAATTATAAATCAGAAGTTATTAAAGAGTATTTTGGTGATGGTAGTAGATTTGGAATAGAAGTCAAATACCTTGAGGAAAAAAAACGACTTGGTACGGGAGGCGCATTAAGCTTGATAGATATGAAACTTAATGAACCTTTTTTCGTTACGAATGGAGATGTCCTATCTTCATTAGATTATGAAAAACTATTGGATTTTCACATAAATGTGAATTCTGTAGCAACAATGTGTATTAGAAAAGATAACTATCAAATACCTTACGGAGTCATAGAAATAGATAATAAAAGTAATATTGTATCTATGAAAGAAAAACCAATACAAGAATTTTTTATAAATACAGGTATATATATATTAGATCCAACCGTTTTAAGTTATGTACCAAATGATGAATTTTTTGATTTACCTAGTTTGTTTGATATTTTAAAAAATGAAAAAAAAGTTACCAAAAGTTTTGAAATTACAGATTATTGGATAGATATGGGGACCCCTAGTGACTATGAAACTATAAAAAAAAGATGGAATTATAATGAATGA
- a CDS encoding N-acetylneuraminate synthase family protein, with product MKVQLTNQKEVFNFCTPYIIAELGSNHNGNMELAKKLIIEAKEAGADCVKFQSWSKDSIFSRKKYEDNYFVADDYRNRTDYTLEEIVDAYSISEEELLEMKKFANDIGIDCTSTPFSKKEADFLIDKLESPFIKVASMDLNNYPFLDYLARKGKPMIISTGLSELYEIDKAVKTIESAGNNQIVILHCIATYPPSDSDVHLNNIKTLMTTYPEYPIGFSDHSLGTAIPLASVALGACIIEKHFTLDKNMEGWDHKVSATKNEMKEIVENSKRIIEALGSYRITATESVEKKREFRRSIVLTREMKQGDIISYEDIDYKRPGGAFDPDMTDFVIGRTINKNLGYDHILTKEDII from the coding sequence ATGAAAGTACAATTAACAAATCAAAAAGAGGTTTTTAACTTCTGTACGCCATATATCATAGCAGAATTAGGCTCAAATCACAATGGAAATATGGAGTTAGCAAAAAAATTAATTATAGAAGCAAAAGAAGCAGGAGCTGACTGTGTCAAGTTCCAAAGTTGGTCAAAAGATAGTATTTTTTCAAGAAAAAAATATGAAGATAATTATTTTGTTGCGGATGATTATAGGAATAGAACTGATTATACACTTGAAGAGATAGTCGATGCATATTCTATTTCAGAAGAAGAACTTCTTGAAATGAAAAAATTTGCAAATGATATTGGAATAGATTGTACATCAACGCCTTTTAGTAAAAAAGAAGCAGATTTTTTAATTGATAAGTTGGAAAGTCCATTTATAAAAGTAGCTTCAATGGATTTAAATAATTATCCATTTTTAGATTATTTGGCTAGAAAAGGAAAGCCAATGATAATTTCAACAGGGCTTAGTGAACTGTATGAAATAGATAAGGCTGTTAAAACAATAGAAAGCGCAGGGAATAATCAAATAGTAATCCTACATTGTATAGCTACCTATCCACCTAGTGATAGTGATGTACATTTAAACAATATAAAAACCCTTATGACAACTTATCCAGAGTATCCCATAGGATTTTCAGATCATTCTTTAGGCACAGCTATACCTCTAGCTTCCGTTGCATTGGGCGCTTGTATAATAGAAAAACATTTTACACTCGATAAAAATATGGAGGGTTGGGATCATAAAGTTTCTGCTACCAAAAATGAAATGAAAGAAATTGTAGAAAATTCTAAAAGAATTATAGAAGCTTTAGGTTCATATAGAATTACGGCAACTGAAAGTGTTGAAAAAAAGAGAGAATTTAGAAGAAGTATTGTGCTTACAAGAGAAATGAAGCAAGGCGATATTATATCTTATGAAGATATCGATTATAAAAGACCAGGTGGAGCATTTGACCCTGATATGACAGATTTTGTTATCGGGAGAACAATTAATAAAAATTTAGGGTATGACCATATTTTAACTAAAGAGGATATTATTTAA